From the Candidatus Binataceae bacterium genome, the window CGCCACGCTTTCGCCTCATCGCATTTCCTGCTTTGCTCTGAGCACGAGGCGCTGTTCCGATGTCCGCAACCAACATTGCTGAAATTCGCGCCCGCGAAATTATCGATTCGCGCGGCAACCCCACCCTCGAGGTGGACGTTAGGCTTGGCGGCGGCGCGCTCGGCCGCGCCGCCGTGCCTTCGGGCGCGTCAACCGGCGTCCACGAGGCGCTGGAACTGCGCGACGGCGATCCGCACCGCTTCGGCGGCAAGGGCGTCACGCGCGCGGTCGCCAACGTCAACGGCCCCATCGCCGGCGCGCTGCGCGGCGCTGACGCCGCCGCGCAGCGCGCGCTCGACGAGCGGCTAATCGCGCTCGACGGCACCGAAAACAAATCGGCTCTCGGCGCCAACGCGATGCTCGGTGTCTCGCTCGCCGCCGCGCACGCCGCCGCCTCGGCGGCCGGCGCTCCGCTCTACCGCTACCTCAACCCGGCGGCGAGCATCATGCCGGTGCCGATGATGAACGTGCTGAACGGCGGCAAGCACGCCGACTCGAGCGTCGACATGCAGGAGTTCATGATCGTGCCGCTCGGCGCGCCCATCTTCGCCGAGTCGATCCGGATGGGCGCGGAAGTGTTCCACGCGCTCGCGGCCGTGCTCAAGAAGCGCGGACAGTCGACCAACGTCGGCGACGAGGGCGGCTTCGCGCCCAACCTGCGCAACAACGAAGAGCCGATCGAGGTTATCCTCGAAGCGATCGCCAAGGCCGGTTATCGTCCCGGCGCCGACGTCGCGCTGGCGCTCGACCCCGCCTCGAGCGAGTTTTACGAAGACGGCCGCTACGTCTTCGCGCGTTCGGACAAGCAGGCGCGCGACTCGGAACAGATGGTGCGTCTGTGGAGCGACTGGATCGGCCGCTATCCGATCGTTTCGATCGAGGATGGACTCGCCGAGGACGACTGGGCGGGCTGGCAGACGCTAACGCGGGAATTGGGCGCACGCGTGCAGCTCGTCGGCGACGACCTCTTCGTGACCAATCCGAAGCGGCTCGAACGCGGTATCCGCGAGCACGCGGGCAACTCGATTCTGATCAAGCTCAACCAGATCGGCACGCTCACCGAAACGCTGACGACGATCGAGATGGCGCGCGCCGCCGGCTTCACCTGCGTCGTATCGCATCGCTCGGGCGAGACCGAAGACACCACGATCGCCGACCTTGCGGTTGCGACCGGCGCCGGACAGATCAAGACCGGCTCGATGAGCCGCGGCGAGCGGACGGCCAAGTACAATCGCCTGCTGCGCATCGCCGAGGAACTCGGCGCGCGTGCCTCATGGCCGGGAGCGGCGGCGTTTCGCCGCGACGGGAGCGGGCGGTGAGCAATACGGCGGGCCGACCACCGGTCGCGGTGCTGGTAATTTTCGATGGATGGGGCTTGCGCGCCGAGCGCGAGGCCAATGCGATCGCGATGGCGCGGACGCCCACGATGGATCGTCTGTATCGCTCGCAGGCGCATAGCGAACTCGAAGCTTCGGGCGAGGCGGTCGGCCTCGCGCCGGGCGTGATGGGCAACTCCGAGGTCGGCCACCTGACGATCGGCGCCGGCCGCGTGATTTACCAGGACGTGATGCGTATCGCCAAGGCGATCGAAACGGGGGCCTTCTCCCGCAATGAGGCCCTGCTCGGCGCGATTCATCGCGCGAAGGAGCGCGGCCGCACGCTTCATCTATGGGGCCTGCTTTCCGACGCAAGCGTGCACAGTCATATCGATCATCTTTTCGCGCTGCTTGAACTCGCGGCCCGCGAAGGCCTCGGCCGAATCGCCGTGCATGCGGTCCTCGACGGGCGCGATACGCCACCGCGCTCCGCGCTGCCCTACATCGATGCGCTCGAGGCGAAGCTCAAGGCGCTTGGATGCGGCAGGACGGCGACGGTGGGCGGGCGCTACTTTGCGATGGACCGCGACAAGCGATGGGAGCGCGTGGAGCGCGCCTGGCGCGCGATCGTGCTGGGCGAGGGAATCGCCGAAAAGAGCGCGCATGCGGCGGTGGAACACGCCTACGCCGCCGAGCAGTCGGACGAGTTCGTCGAGCCGCGCGTGATCGCCGGCGGTGCTCCGCTCGAAGACGGCGACCAGGTGATCTGCTTCAACTTTCGCGCCGATCGCGCGCGCGAACTGACCGCCGCGCTCGCGCTGGAGCGCTTCGACGGCTTCGCCCGTCCGCGCTTCCCGCGCGTCGGCTATGTATGCATGAGCGAGTACGACCGCAGTTTCGGATTGCCGCTCGCCTTCGGCCCCGAGGACGTGAAGAACACGCTCGCCGAGGTGCTGGCGCGCGCCGGTGTCCGCAACCTGCGCATCGCGGAGACCGAAAAATACGCTCACGTTACCTACTTTCTCAATGGGGGCACCGAGAAGCCATTCCCGCTCGAGGAGCGCGTGCTGATTCCGTCGTCCAAAGTGGCGACCTACGACCTCGAACCCGCGATGCGCGCCGAGACGATCGCCGAACGCGCGGCGGCGGAAATCACCCGCGGCAAGTTCGGCGCGGTGGTGATGAACTTCGCCAACCCGGACATGGTCGGCCACACGGGCAAGCTCGAAGCGACGGTGAAGGCGATCGAAACGACCGACGCCGCGCTCGCCCGGGTTATCGACGCGGTCGAACGCGCGCACGGCGTCGCGCTGATAACCGCCGACCATGGCAACGCCGAATTCATGGCCGACCCCAAAACCGGCCAGGCGCACACCGCGCATACCACTTTCCCGGTGCCGCTGATCCTGTTCGACCCGTCCTACAAGGGAAAGCTGCGCTCCGGCGGCACGCTTGCCGATGTCGCCCCGACGCTCCTAGGCATCCTTGGCATCGAAGCGCCGTCCGAGATGACCGGACACGACCTCCGCATCTCGGCCAGTTCCTAGAAGAGCCGGCTCGGAGCATATAACGGCAAGTACGAGCTTCCTCGCCGCATCTCCTACTTCGTGAAGACCCCGTTTGATAACCGGACGGGGCATGGCGGCGACCTTCTCGATCTAAACCTGGACTGCTCGTTGAGCCTTGGAATTGATCGAGCTTAATGGCGGGTGCCACATTCGATTGCGGGATTGTAACTCTTTATGAGCGAGTTGGTGCTGTCCCTGATATTTCTTGCATCGGCAAGATACTCGGCCAGAATGTCGGTGCGCACGTCGGGTTGTGCCTTACCAATGACCTGTAAACGCTCAGCTAGATAATCGTCGGAGAAATCGCTAAGCGAAACGAGGCTCACCGGCCAGGCATTCAGTTGTTGCGGACCGCTCAAGCCAAGGGTCAGGATGGTCCTGTATGAAAGCGCTTGAATCGTAGGACCCTGATTCATACGTCCGACGAACATCCACTTCTGACGGAAGGCCGGGACTAGAAATGGCGGGTCGGCGCTGTGAAACATGCACTGCTCCTGGACGATAGACTTTTCGACGTCGGGGCTTTCGACCAAAAGAGCCGATGGACTGACAAGCATGAACTTGGTCGAACGCCCGACGAAGTTAAATGGCGAGGGTCCCGGTGCGCTCGCCATCGCAAGCGTTTCCGTTGTGCCTGAGGCTCCAGAGGCTGAGCCTCCGCCGCCGAGCGAAGTTAATGCCGCGCAACCCGAAAAAAGTGCAGCTGCGAGTAGCAAGTCGAACATGAATATCTTACGCATTCCAGAATCTCCGGCGGGACCTACTTATGCGTGACTTTCTGTTTTGCGCGGACAGGCGAAGAGCTCGGCTCGGCAACTTGTTGAACAGCAAGATGCGTACCGGCACCGCGCAACGATACGACGATTCACGTGAAGAGCGCGTACGACTCTAGGTGCGCTGTCGTAACTCGGATAAAACGAATACCGAACGGGGCCCGCAAGAAGAACGTTCGTGGATACGAAGACGCTATCCACAGGCAGGTTCTTCAAAGCCATCAATCCCTAATCGATCTTAGGCATCGCATCCACGCCAACGTGAGTTCGATGTCAAATACGCTGACCCCCGATCGTCCGGCGCGGCGTCGGACGCGAGGCTGCGGACGCGGCTGATGAGCACGCAGCCGCGTCGATAGCGGCAGTATTCCCGAAGCTTAAATCGCGGAAGCTTAGATCGCGAGGAGGACCGGGAGAGCCGGCGCTTCCTACCAGCGCACCACCTGCTCGTAGATCTTCGGCAGCACGCGCGGTAGCGAAGTGATGTCCTCGATCACGAGGTAACGCGAGGGCGCGCACATCTGGCGCAGGTAATCGTGGCCGGTGCGATCGACCGTGATACAGAACGGCAGCACGCCCGCCATCTCGAGTTCCTTCAGCGCCACCATCGTGTCCTGAATACCGTAGGCGTTGGAGCGCCGGTCGTGGCCGTAATCGAAGTCCTGCGGAAAGCCGTCGCTCAGCAGGATGACGTGCTTGGCGCGCGAGCTTACGTCCTTGAATTTCTCGCGCACGTGACGAATCGCTGCGCCCATCCGGGTCGAACGCTTGGGCTCGACCGCGCCGACGCGCGCCTTGACCTCGTCGCTCAGTCCCTGGCCGAATTCCTTGATCACGTAGAACTCGACGTTGTCGCGCCCGTGGCCGGAAAATCCCATGATCGCGTAGGAATCGCCGATTTCCTCGAGCGCCTCGGCCATGATGACCAGGGCTTCCTTGTTGACGTCGATGATGCGGCGCGGGCGCTGGCTTTGTTGCGGGCGGCGCTGCCAGGCCTTCATCCAGTCATCCGCGCGGTCATCGTCGTCGGTGGCCGCGGCCTTGCGCACCTCACGATGGATCGGCTCGTCGGTGGAGGCCGACATGTCGAGCAGGAAGAGCGTGGCGACGTCGCGCGATTCCTTTTTACGCGCGCTGTACACGCGCGGGTCCGGGCTCTCGCCCATCAAACGCGACACGCGCGTCTCGACCAGGCGTTCGAGGTCCAGCTCCTCGCCGTCCTCGAGTCCGCGGACCATCCGATACGAAGCCGGGCGGATACGCTGAAAGTGCCGGCGCACCTGCGGCAGCATCTCCGAGTAGCGCGCGAGCGTCTGGGCGAAAAAATCGTTGTCGTCGCCGGCGATCGCGACCTCGCGCAGCCGGCACCATCCGCGCCGGTAATCGGCCAGCACGTAGTCCCATTCGTCGTACGAGTAGTAGGAATCCTGGTTGCGCCCGTGCATCAGCACGAGCCGGCCATGATTGGAGGCCGGACCGATCTCGCCGAGCTGCTCGCGCAATTCCTCGAGGTCCTGCGCCTGCTTCCCCGTAAGCTGGGTGAGATACATCCCCTCGCCTTCGGCGCCGCCCTGACCTTCGGCGGGCTTGATTTGCGCGCCCTGCTCGAGCAGTTTGCGGATCTCTTCCGGACTCAGCGGACGGCCGCCGCGGCCCTTGGACTGCTTGCCGGAAACCTCCATCCGCAGGTTCTGGTTGGTCTCGCCGTCGCTGTCGCCTTCGTCGCCCTCGGGGCCTTCGCCCTCGCCGTCCTCGGCGCTGTCGAGGCTGCCGATAAGATCGTTGCGCAGCGCATTGCCTTCGTCGTCGAGGCCTTCGGAGTCGCCGGCGCGCCGCGCGGCCGCGATCAACTCCTGCAGCCACTCGTACATGGCCGCGGCCTGGCGCGCGCTGGTCAGTACGTCGGCGCCGGGCCTGCGCAGCGGCCCGAAAAATCGGGCCGCGTGGCCGGTAAAGGCTTGCGTTGGTGTATCGTCGGCGGATTCGATCTCGAGCGCGCCGCGCACCAGCATCGTGCTGAGCGCGCGCGGATTGAGCCGCTCGACCAGCGCGCGGTTGAGCTTGCTGAGGCGCGGCGCCAGGCCGCGGTAGCGACGCGCGATCTCGCTGTCGATCCGCGCGCTTTCGCAAAGGCGCATCAACGCGCCTCCGAGCATCGGGTCGGCGAACGACGCGACGAAGCTTTCGATCGCTTCCACGCCAGTCTCGCCGCGATCCTCGAATCCCGGCAGCTCGGCGAGGGAGAACTTGAAGGTTCCGAACTCGTGGCGGCCGGCGAGCTGAGCGGCCGTCACCAGGTAATAGTCGTAAGAGAGCGCGGGCGAGCCGAGCGCGTCGATCTGTTCGGGCAGATGAATCATCTCGCCCGCCAGCAGCGGATAATGAAAGGCGAGCATCGGACCGCAATTGGCGATCGAATCGAGGCGGAATTCCTGCGGATAGAGCATCCGCATGAACTTGGTGAGCACGCCCTTGATTTCGTGCAGCGCCTGCGGGCGATCTTCCGCCGGAGTCTGGGCGGGAATCTGGGCCATCCGCGTCATTGTGACAAATTGCGCACCCGCTATGCAATTTTAATTTTCCGCCGTCCTTGCAGCAGGAGCGGGAACGAACAGCGCGGCGCCGGCGTTGCTGATACGGCACAGGCGCGCCGCCTGCAACGCGGCTTGACGAGGCGGCAAGCGCCGTCTTAAGTGCTAGGAGTCATGGTTATTTCAAGCAAAAGCATGTTCGGCGGTGCCGCGCTGTTCCGACTTCTGACGCTAACCCTCGGAGTAGCCGCGATAATCGCGGCCGGCGTCCCATCCCGCGCGCGCGCCGGCATCACCGACGCGGTCAAGACCGAAACGCTGCCCAACGGGCTCAAGGTTCTGGTGCTGGAGAATCACAAGGCGCCCGTGGCCACCTTCAACGTATTCACCAAGGTCGGCTCGCGCAACGAAAGTTTCGGCCAGACCGGCATCTCCCACCTGGTCGAACATCTGAAGTTCCGCGGCACCAGGAAATACGGCCCCGAGGAGTTCTCCAACATCATCCAGGAAAACGGCGGGATGGATAACGCGTTCACCGGCGCCGACTTCACCGATTATTTCGAGGTTATCAATCGCGACCATCTCGACGTGCCGATCAGCCTCGAAGCCGACCGGATGGGAAACTTCGACCCCAAGGGCTTCGCCTCCGAGCTTGCGGTGGTGGAAGAGGAGCGGCGGATGCGCACCGACGACAATCCCGAGGACGCACTCGCGGAGACCACGCAGGCGCAGGCCTTCGTCGAGCATCCTTACCACTGGCCGGTAATCGGCTGGATGCAGGATATCCAGCACCTGACGCTGGCCGATGCGCTCAAGTACCACAGCGTTTACTATTCGCCGCAGAACGCGATTGCGGTGGCCGTCGGCGATTTCGACGCCGACAAGGTGCTCAAGCAAATCGCCGACTCTTTCGGCCCGATCAAAAACGGTCCCAAGCCGCCGCCAGTCTTCCAGGTCGAACCGCCCCAGCAGGGCGAGCGGAAAATCGTGCTGCGCCACGCCGCCAACCTGCCCGCGTTCACCGAGGTCTATCACGTGCCGAACTATCGCGTAGGCAAGACGGATGCCTTCGCGCTCGAAATCGCTTCCGAAATTCTCTCCGACGGCAAGAGTTCGCGGCTGTACCGAGCGATGGTGCTCGACAAGCGGATGGTGGTCGAGGTGTCGGCGAGCTATGACATGACCTCGTTCGACCCCGGATTGTTCGAGGTGTCCGCGCAGATACGGCCCGGGGTGAAGACCGACGACGCCATCGCTGAGGCCAACAGGGTGATCGAACGGCTCAAGGCCCAGCCGGTCAGCGCCGACGAATTGCAGAAGGCCAAGAACCTCGAGCAGTCGCAATTCGTGTTCTCCCAGGACTCTATCTTCGAAGAGGCGCTGCAACTCGGCGTATGGGAGATGCTGGGTGACTACCATCTGTTGGACCGCTACCTCGAAGACATCGACAAGGTCACCGCGGACGACGTGCAGCGCGTGGCGAAAAAATACCTGGTCGAGAACAACTGCTCGCTCGGCGTGTTGGTGCCGACCGGAGTGCTCCCGCATGAGCAGGGCGGCGGAGGCGGCGGCGGCATGGTGCATCACGCGCCCGTGTTCAGCGCGGCGAATATGATGCCGGGCGTCATGCAGTTTCGCGCGGGGCGCACGGCCGCCCCGATGAACGAGGTGGTGCGATGAGGCGGCGCGGAGCTGGTTTTGAGTCAGCTTTGGGCGCCGTCCTGGCCGGCGCTCTTCTCATGATTGCGGCCATCGCGTCCCCGGCAGCGGCGCTCGAGATCAAGCGCTCGGTACTGCCC encodes:
- the eno gene encoding phosphopyruvate hydratase, with product MSATNIAEIRAREIIDSRGNPTLEVDVRLGGGALGRAAVPSGASTGVHEALELRDGDPHRFGGKGVTRAVANVNGPIAGALRGADAAAQRALDERLIALDGTENKSALGANAMLGVSLAAAHAAASAAGAPLYRYLNPAASIMPVPMMNVLNGGKHADSSVDMQEFMIVPLGAPIFAESIRMGAEVFHALAAVLKKRGQSTNVGDEGGFAPNLRNNEEPIEVILEAIAKAGYRPGADVALALDPASSEFYEDGRYVFARSDKQARDSEQMVRLWSDWIGRYPIVSIEDGLAEDDWAGWQTLTRELGARVQLVGDDLFVTNPKRLERGIREHAGNSILIKLNQIGTLTETLTTIEMARAAGFTCVVSHRSGETEDTTIADLAVATGAGQIKTGSMSRGERTAKYNRLLRIAEELGARASWPGAAAFRRDGSGR
- the gpmI gene encoding 2,3-bisphosphoglycerate-independent phosphoglycerate mutase, which gives rise to MSNTAGRPPVAVLVIFDGWGLRAEREANAIAMARTPTMDRLYRSQAHSELEASGEAVGLAPGVMGNSEVGHLTIGAGRVIYQDVMRIAKAIETGAFSRNEALLGAIHRAKERGRTLHLWGLLSDASVHSHIDHLFALLELAAREGLGRIAVHAVLDGRDTPPRSALPYIDALEAKLKALGCGRTATVGGRYFAMDRDKRWERVERAWRAIVLGEGIAEKSAHAAVEHAYAAEQSDEFVEPRVIAGGAPLEDGDQVICFNFRADRARELTAALALERFDGFARPRFPRVGYVCMSEYDRSFGLPLAFGPEDVKNTLAEVLARAGVRNLRIAETEKYAHVTYFLNGGTEKPFPLEERVLIPSSKVATYDLEPAMRAETIAERAAAEITRGKFGAVVMNFANPDMVGHTGKLEATVKAIETTDAALARVIDAVERAHGVALITADHGNAEFMADPKTGQAHTAHTTFPVPLILFDPSYKGKLRSGGTLADVAPTLLGILGIEAPSEMTGHDLRISASS
- a CDS encoding VWA domain-containing protein; translation: MAQIPAQTPAEDRPQALHEIKGVLTKFMRMLYPQEFRLDSIANCGPMLAFHYPLLAGEMIHLPEQIDALGSPALSYDYYLVTAAQLAGRHEFGTFKFSLAELPGFEDRGETGVEAIESFVASFADPMLGGALMRLCESARIDSEIARRYRGLAPRLSKLNRALVERLNPRALSTMLVRGALEIESADDTPTQAFTGHAARFFGPLRRPGADVLTSARQAAAMYEWLQELIAAARRAGDSEGLDDEGNALRNDLIGSLDSAEDGEGEGPEGDEGDSDGETNQNLRMEVSGKQSKGRGGRPLSPEEIRKLLEQGAQIKPAEGQGGAEGEGMYLTQLTGKQAQDLEELREQLGEIGPASNHGRLVLMHGRNQDSYYSYDEWDYVLADYRRGWCRLREVAIAGDDNDFFAQTLARYSEMLPQVRRHFQRIRPASYRMVRGLEDGEELDLERLVETRVSRLMGESPDPRVYSARKKESRDVATLFLLDMSASTDEPIHREVRKAAATDDDDRADDWMKAWQRRPQQSQRPRRIIDVNKEALVIMAEALEEIGDSYAIMGFSGHGRDNVEFYVIKEFGQGLSDEVKARVGAVEPKRSTRMGAAIRHVREKFKDVSSRAKHVILLSDGFPQDFDYGHDRRSNAYGIQDTMVALKELEMAGVLPFCITVDRTGHDYLRQMCAPSRYLVIEDITSLPRVLPKIYEQVVRW
- a CDS encoding pitrilysin family protein, whose translation is MFGGAALFRLLTLTLGVAAIIAAGVPSRARAGITDAVKTETLPNGLKVLVLENHKAPVATFNVFTKVGSRNESFGQTGISHLVEHLKFRGTRKYGPEEFSNIIQENGGMDNAFTGADFTDYFEVINRDHLDVPISLEADRMGNFDPKGFASELAVVEEERRMRTDDNPEDALAETTQAQAFVEHPYHWPVIGWMQDIQHLTLADALKYHSVYYSPQNAIAVAVGDFDADKVLKQIADSFGPIKNGPKPPPVFQVEPPQQGERKIVLRHAANLPAFTEVYHVPNYRVGKTDAFALEIASEILSDGKSSRLYRAMVLDKRMVVEVSASYDMTSFDPGLFEVSAQIRPGVKTDDAIAEANRVIERLKAQPVSADELQKAKNLEQSQFVFSQDSIFEEALQLGVWEMLGDYHLLDRYLEDIDKVTADDVQRVAKKYLVENNCSLGVLVPTGVLPHEQGGGGGGGMVHHAPVFSAANMMPGVMQFRAGRTAAPMNEVVR